In one window of Burkholderia sp. NRF60-BP8 DNA:
- a CDS encoding glycosyltransferase family 4 protein, whose translation MRIAIVTHVVRHNDGQGRVNYEIARAALAENYEVTLVASHVAPELLADPRVRWVPVKVGGFWPSNLVKQQVFALKSAAWLRAHRGEYDVLHVNGFISWIKADVNTAHFVHGGWFKSPYYPFGLTKGLWSAYQYVYTRVNTALERWAYRRSRAITAVSQKVADEIAGLGIDSRKISVIYNGVDGSAFAGAQADRAAFKLPDDAFLLLFVGDLRTPRKNLGTVLKALTKLPPNVHLAVAGYLPGSPYPDEARALGIDSRVHFLGLVKNMPTLMRSVDAYVFPSRYEAMSLSLLEAMAAGLPVVTARTAGGAEIITRECGIVLEDPDDPAALAQAIGSLAASRDTCRAMGDAARELMTRFGWAHMGAQYVALYRRIGQPTQPSAFARAEHAITQEQP comes from the coding sequence TTGAGAATCGCGATCGTCACGCACGTCGTGCGACATAACGACGGGCAGGGCCGCGTCAATTACGAAATCGCGCGCGCGGCGCTGGCCGAAAACTACGAGGTCACACTGGTCGCGTCGCACGTCGCGCCCGAGCTGCTGGCCGACCCGCGCGTGCGCTGGGTGCCGGTGAAGGTCGGCGGCTTCTGGCCGTCGAATCTCGTCAAGCAGCAGGTGTTCGCGCTGAAAAGCGCGGCGTGGCTGCGCGCGCACCGCGGCGAATACGACGTGCTGCACGTGAACGGCTTCATCTCGTGGATCAAGGCCGACGTGAATACCGCGCACTTCGTGCACGGCGGCTGGTTCAAGAGTCCGTACTATCCGTTCGGGCTGACGAAGGGGCTGTGGTCGGCCTACCAGTACGTCTATACGCGCGTGAACACCGCGCTCGAGCGCTGGGCCTACCGGCGCTCGCGCGCGATCACGGCCGTGTCGCAGAAGGTGGCCGACGAAATCGCCGGGCTCGGCATCGACAGCCGCAAGATCAGCGTGATCTACAACGGCGTCGACGGCAGCGCGTTCGCGGGCGCCCAGGCCGACCGTGCGGCGTTCAAGCTGCCGGACGACGCGTTCCTGCTGCTGTTCGTCGGCGACCTGCGCACGCCGCGCAAGAATCTCGGCACCGTGCTGAAGGCGCTGACGAAGCTGCCGCCCAACGTTCATCTCGCGGTGGCCGGCTACTTGCCCGGCAGCCCGTATCCCGACGAAGCGCGCGCGCTCGGCATCGATTCGCGCGTGCATTTCCTCGGGCTCGTGAAGAACATGCCGACGCTGATGCGCTCGGTCGACGCGTATGTCTTTCCGTCGCGCTACGAAGCGATGAGCCTGTCGCTGCTGGAGGCGATGGCGGCCGGGCTGCCGGTCGTCACCGCGCGCACGGCGGGCGGCGCGGAAATCATCACGCGCGAATGCGGGATCGTGCTGGAGGATCCGGACGATCCGGCCGCGCTCGCGCAGGCGATCGGCTCGCTCGCGGCGTCGCGCGACACCTGTCGCGCGATGGGCGATGCGGCCCGCGAACTGATGACCCGTTTCGGCTGGGCGCACATGGGCGCCCAGTACGTCGCGCTTTACCGGCGCATCGGCCAACCCACGCAGCCGTCCGCCTTCGCGCGGGCCGAGCATGCGATCACGCAGGAGCAACCGTGA
- a CDS encoding polysaccharide biosynthesis tyrosine autokinase, whose protein sequence is MVNTQAKHSYADLTAKTEEEDVVLGQLLQVIMDDIWLLLGIAVTVVALAGLYCFIAKPVYQADVHVRVEGNDNTSQALTQTQTGASINSGPQQAPTDAEIEIIKSRGVVTPVVEQFKLNFSVAPKTLPVIGSLAARLATPGQPSRPWLGLKSYAWGGEVADVDSISVVPALEGKKLTLTAGPDGTYSLVDANGTRLLAGRVGEPAQGGGVTLLVQKLVARPGTQFTVVRYNDLDAITGFQSGIQVTEQGKQTGVVQISLEGKDPDQTAAIANALAQSYLNQHVIAKQAEATKMLDFLKGEEPRLKADLERAEAALTQYQRTSGSINASDEAKVYLEGSVQYEQQIAAQRLQLASLAQRFTDSHPMVIAAKQQLAELQGEKDKFSNRFRSLPATEVKAVQLQRDAKVAEDIYVLLLNRVQELSVQKAGTGGNIHLVDSALRPGDPIKPKKALILSAAVFLGLILGTGVVFLRRNLFQGIEDPDRVERTFNLPLYGLVPQSAEQVKLDAAAEKGGTRARPILASLRPKDLSVESMRSLRTAMQFAMMDAKNRVIVLTGPTPGIGKSFLTVNLAVLLAHSGKRVLLIDADMRRGMLDRYFGLTSQPGLSELLSDQSSLEDAIRETPVQGLSFIAAGTRPPNPSELLMSTRLPQYLEGLGKRYDVVLIDSPPVLAVTDATIIGRMAGATFLVLRSGMHTEGEIADAIKRLRTAGVDLEGGIFNGVPPKARGYGRGYAAVHEYLSA, encoded by the coding sequence ATGGTGAACACGCAAGCGAAACACTCCTACGCGGACCTGACCGCGAAAACCGAGGAAGAGGACGTCGTTCTCGGCCAGTTGCTCCAGGTCATCATGGACGACATCTGGCTGCTGCTCGGCATCGCGGTGACGGTCGTCGCGCTCGCCGGCCTCTATTGCTTCATCGCGAAGCCGGTCTACCAGGCGGACGTGCACGTGCGGGTCGAGGGCAACGACAACACGTCGCAGGCGCTCACGCAGACGCAAACGGGCGCGTCGATCAACAGCGGCCCGCAGCAGGCGCCGACCGATGCGGAAATCGAGATCATCAAGAGCCGCGGCGTCGTCACGCCGGTCGTCGAGCAGTTCAAGCTGAACTTCTCGGTCGCGCCGAAGACGCTGCCGGTGATCGGCAGCCTCGCCGCGCGCCTCGCGACGCCGGGCCAGCCGTCGCGGCCGTGGCTCGGCCTGAAGTCGTATGCATGGGGCGGCGAAGTCGCCGACGTCGACTCGATCAGCGTCGTGCCGGCACTCGAAGGCAAGAAGCTGACGCTGACGGCCGGCCCGGACGGCACCTATTCGCTGGTCGACGCGAACGGCACGCGGTTGCTGGCGGGCCGCGTCGGCGAGCCGGCGCAGGGTGGCGGCGTGACGCTGCTCGTGCAGAAGCTCGTCGCGCGTCCCGGCACGCAGTTCACGGTGGTCCGCTACAACGATCTCGACGCGATCACCGGTTTCCAGTCGGGCATCCAGGTGACCGAACAGGGCAAGCAGACGGGCGTCGTGCAGATCTCGCTCGAAGGCAAGGACCCGGACCAGACCGCCGCGATCGCGAACGCGCTCGCGCAGTCGTACCTGAACCAGCACGTGATCGCGAAGCAGGCGGAAGCGACCAAGATGCTCGACTTCCTGAAGGGCGAGGAGCCGCGCCTGAAGGCCGATCTCGAACGCGCGGAAGCCGCGTTGACGCAGTACCAGCGCACCTCGGGCTCGATCAACGCGAGCGACGAGGCGAAGGTCTACCTCGAAGGCAGCGTGCAGTACGAACAGCAGATCGCCGCGCAGCGCCTGCAGCTCGCGTCGCTCGCGCAGCGCTTCACCGATTCGCACCCGATGGTGATTGCGGCGAAGCAGCAGCTCGCGGAGCTGCAGGGCGAGAAGGACAAGTTCAGCAACCGCTTCCGCAGCCTGCCGGCGACCGAAGTGAAGGCGGTCCAGCTCCAGCGCGACGCGAAGGTCGCCGAGGACATCTACGTCCTGCTGCTGAACCGCGTGCAGGAGCTGTCGGTGCAGAAGGCCGGCACGGGCGGCAACATCCACCTCGTCGATTCGGCGCTGCGCCCGGGCGATCCGATCAAGCCGAAGAAGGCGCTGATCCTGTCGGCCGCCGTGTTCCTGGGGCTGATCCTCGGCACCGGCGTCGTGTTCCTGCGCCGCAACCTGTTCCAGGGCATCGAGGATCCGGACCGCGTCGAGCGTACGTTCAACCTGCCGCTGTACGGGCTCGTCCCGCAGAGCGCCGAGCAGGTGAAGCTCGATGCCGCGGCCGAGAAGGGCGGCACTCGTGCACGGCCGATCCTCGCGAGCCTGCGTCCGAAGGACCTGAGCGTCGAAAGCATGCGCAGCCTGCGCACCGCGATGCAGTTCGCGATGATGGACGCGAAGAACCGCGTGATCGTGCTGACCGGCCCGACGCCGGGCATCGGCAAGAGCTTCCTGACGGTCAACCTCGCGGTGCTGCTCGCCCATTCGGGCAAGCGCGTGCTGCTGATCGACGCCGACATGCGCCGCGGGATGCTCGACCGCTACTTCGGCCTCACCTCGCAGCCGGGGCTGTCGGAGCTGCTGAGCGACCAGTCCTCGCTCGAGGACGCGATCCGCGAGACGCCGGTGCAGGGCCTGTCGTTCATCGCGGCCGGCACGCGCCCGCCGAACCCGTCGGAGCTGCTGATGTCGACGCGCCTGCCGCAATACCTCGAAGGCCTCGGCAAGCGCTACGACGTCGTGCTGATCGATTCGCCGCCGGTGCTCGCGGTGACCGACGCGACCATCATCGGCCGCATGGCCGGCGCCACCTTCCTGGTACTGCGCTCGGGCATGCATACGGAAGGCGAGATCGCCGACGCGATCAAGCGCCTGCGCACCGCGGGCGTCGATCTGGAAGGCGGGATCTTCAATGGCGTGCCGCCGAAGGCGCGCGGCTACGGCCGCGGCTATGCGGCCGTGCACGAATACCTGAGCGCTTGA
- a CDS encoding glycosyltransferase family 2 protein produces MKISVLVPTYRRPADLARCLLALQRQQRLPDEVIVVARPEDDATHERLADPAVGGALPLRIVPVDVAGQVAALNKGLDASTGDIVAITDDDAAPRPDWLARIEAAFLSNPRVGAVGGRDWVHEKGRLLDESREQVGQLTLSGKIIGNHHLGVGGAREVDMLKGANMSYRRAVIERLRFDTRLRGAGAQVHNDMAFSMEVQRAGWTLLYDPAIAVDHFPAERFDDDRRDAASLNAISNGAYNLQLTLREHLPPLRREIAWWWWTLIGTRVYPGFAHVLLSLPTARRARVLAHWRAVRRGARDARRTNLAPHRAAMPPVTS; encoded by the coding sequence ATGAAAATTTCCGTGCTCGTTCCGACCTACCGGCGTCCCGCCGACCTCGCGCGCTGCCTGCTGGCGCTGCAGCGGCAGCAGCGGCTGCCCGACGAGGTGATCGTCGTCGCGCGCCCGGAGGACGACGCCACGCACGAACGGCTCGCCGATCCGGCGGTCGGCGGCGCGCTGCCGCTGCGCATCGTGCCGGTCGACGTGGCGGGGCAGGTCGCCGCGCTGAACAAGGGGCTCGACGCGTCGACCGGCGACATCGTCGCGATCACCGACGACGATGCGGCGCCGCGCCCCGACTGGCTCGCGCGCATCGAAGCCGCGTTCCTGTCCAACCCGCGCGTGGGCGCGGTCGGCGGCCGCGACTGGGTGCACGAAAAAGGCCGCCTGCTCGACGAATCGCGCGAGCAGGTCGGCCAGCTCACGCTGTCGGGCAAGATCATCGGCAATCATCACCTCGGCGTCGGCGGCGCACGCGAAGTCGACATGCTGAAAGGCGCGAACATGAGTTATCGCCGCGCGGTGATCGAACGGCTGCGCTTCGACACGCGGCTGCGCGGCGCCGGCGCGCAGGTGCACAACGACATGGCGTTCAGCATGGAAGTGCAGCGCGCGGGCTGGACGCTGCTGTACGACCCGGCGATCGCCGTCGATCATTTCCCGGCCGAGCGCTTCGACGACGACCGTCGCGATGCGGCCTCGCTGAACGCGATCAGCAACGGCGCATACAACCTGCAACTGACGCTGCGCGAGCATCTGCCGCCGCTACGGCGCGAGATCGCGTGGTGGTGGTGGACGCTGATCGGCACGCGCGTCTATCCGGGCTTCGCGCACGTGCTGCTGTCGTTGCCTACCGCGCGGCGCGCCCGCGTGCTCGCGCACTGGCGCGCGGTGCGCCGCGGCGCGCGCGATGCGCGCCGCACGAACCTCGCCCCCCACCGCGCGGCGATGCCGCCGGTGACGTCTTGA
- a CDS encoding MFS transporter → MESSCHSGTVASTAPTGAVHPAEGGRLSSARVALLAVCCAASVANVYYAQPLLDSIARDFGVSQAAVGGVVTATQLGCALALLFVVPLGDLLNRKRLIAVQLVLLSAACIGVAVASTRVALLAGMVAVGLLGTAMTQGLIACSATLAGAGERGRVVGAAQGGVVVGLLAARSLAGVVTDIAGWRAVYLVSGGLAIAMLVVLSRLLPDRHEPRERIGYAALLRSMVSLLRDERVLRVRGAIALLMFAAFSIFWSALVLPLSAPPHAMSHTQIGAFGLVGALGAAAAARAGRLADRGRGEATTGVALALLACSWLPLAFGNTSIALLIVGIVLLDVGGQAVHVVNQSMILGARPDAHARLVGCYMLFYSAGSGLGAIAATMTYARAGWTGVCGLGAAVSMAALGAWAATLRRA, encoded by the coding sequence ATGGAATCGTCCTGCCATTCCGGCACCGTTGCATCGACCGCGCCAACCGGCGCGGTCCATCCGGCCGAGGGCGGCCGCCTGTCGTCGGCGCGCGTCGCGCTCCTGGCCGTCTGCTGCGCGGCGAGCGTCGCGAACGTCTACTACGCACAGCCGCTGCTCGATTCGATAGCGCGGGATTTCGGCGTGTCGCAGGCCGCGGTCGGCGGCGTCGTCACCGCGACGCAGCTCGGCTGCGCGCTCGCGCTGCTGTTCGTCGTGCCGCTCGGCGACCTGCTGAACCGCAAGCGTCTGATCGCCGTGCAGCTTGTGCTGCTGAGCGCCGCCTGCATCGGCGTGGCCGTGGCGTCGACGCGCGTCGCGCTGCTGGCCGGGATGGTCGCGGTCGGGCTGCTCGGCACCGCGATGACGCAAGGGCTGATCGCATGCTCGGCCACCCTCGCCGGCGCCGGCGAACGCGGGCGCGTCGTGGGCGCCGCGCAGGGCGGCGTCGTGGTCGGGCTGCTGGCCGCGCGCTCGCTGGCGGGCGTCGTCACCGACATCGCGGGGTGGCGGGCGGTCTATCTCGTGTCGGGCGGGCTCGCGATCGCGATGCTGGTCGTGCTGTCGCGGCTGCTGCCGGATCGGCACGAACCGCGCGAACGCATCGGTTATGCGGCGCTGCTGCGCTCGATGGTGTCGCTGCTGCGCGACGAACGCGTGCTGCGCGTGCGCGGCGCGATCGCGCTGCTGATGTTCGCCGCGTTCAGCATCTTCTGGAGCGCGCTCGTGCTGCCGCTGAGCGCGCCGCCGCACGCGATGTCGCACACGCAGATCGGCGCATTCGGCCTCGTCGGCGCACTGGGTGCGGCGGCCGCCGCCCGCGCGGGCCGGCTCGCGGATCGCGGGCGCGGCGAAGCGACGACCGGCGTCGCCCTTGCGCTGCTCGCCTGCTCGTGGCTGCCGCTCGCGTTCGGCAATACGTCGATTGCGCTGCTGATCGTCGGCATCGTGCTGCTCGACGTCGGCGGACAGGCCGTGCACGTCGTCAATCAGAGCATGATTCTCGGCGCGCGGCCCGACGCGCATGCGCGGCTCGTCGGCTGCTACATGCTGTTCTATTCGGCCGGCAGCGGGCTCGGTGCGATTGCGGCGACGATGACGTATGCACGCGCCGGATGGACCGGCGTCTGCGGGCTCGGCGCGGCGGTGAGCATGGCCGCGCTCGGCGCATGGGCCGCGACGCTGCGGCGCGCATGA
- a CDS encoding O-antigen ligase family protein, with amino-acid sequence MSTIAAERAPSRPRSRFAEPKHWAGQAGLWTFTAALIAVHQGKVLTLAFPVLAIGVGVWLYFKSPARYVGFMWWVWFLSPEVRRLADWSKGAFTPTSLIQVAPLAVTMIAGFGLLRHYRVLAQRRGIPVLLILFGLVYAYLVGIVSSGVMAATYDLANWLYPILIGFHIMVNARNYPEYRDVLLSTFMWGMLVMGVYGVVQYFVMPQWDVLWMVGSQMGSQGEPVPYGVRVFSTMNSSGPFAFAMMGALVFVLVAPQKIRWFAGAAGFVSFALCLVRSTWGGWVIALAIQLVQSSNRVRMRILISGVVLVGLCVPLLTVGPVADRLGQRLQSIANLKDDRSYDDRNKFYATFAQTAFTDVAGEGMGATGASTKLSSDSGELGKYGSFDSGVMNVPFVLGWPGTLLYLAGVVMLFGRTLRAAFKLRKDKFVGACLSLCLSTFAMLVFTNSLIGTGGLLMFTAIFSILAAAHWQKAQRLLVAARSRGGDH; translated from the coding sequence ATGAGTACGATTGCCGCCGAACGCGCGCCGTCGCGCCCCCGCAGCCGGTTCGCCGAGCCGAAGCACTGGGCCGGGCAGGCCGGGCTGTGGACGTTCACCGCCGCGCTGATCGCCGTCCACCAGGGCAAGGTGCTGACGCTCGCGTTCCCGGTGCTGGCCATCGGGGTGGGCGTCTGGCTGTATTTCAAGAGCCCGGCGCGCTATGTCGGCTTCATGTGGTGGGTGTGGTTCCTGAGCCCGGAAGTGCGGCGCCTGGCCGACTGGTCGAAGGGCGCGTTCACGCCGACGAGCCTGATCCAGGTCGCGCCGCTCGCGGTGACGATGATCGCCGGCTTCGGGCTGCTCAGGCATTACCGCGTGCTCGCGCAGCGGCGCGGGATTCCGGTGCTGCTGATCCTGTTCGGGCTCGTGTATGCGTATCTCGTCGGGATCGTGTCGAGCGGCGTGATGGCCGCGACCTACGACCTCGCGAACTGGCTGTACCCGATCCTGATCGGCTTTCACATCATGGTGAACGCGCGCAACTATCCGGAGTACCGCGACGTGCTGCTGTCCACCTTCATGTGGGGCATGCTCGTGATGGGCGTGTACGGCGTCGTGCAGTATTTCGTGATGCCGCAGTGGGACGTGCTGTGGATGGTCGGCTCGCAGATGGGTTCGCAGGGCGAGCCGGTGCCGTACGGCGTGCGCGTGTTCAGCACGATGAATTCGTCCGGACCGTTCGCGTTCGCGATGATGGGCGCGCTGGTGTTCGTGCTGGTTGCGCCGCAGAAGATCCGCTGGTTCGCGGGCGCGGCGGGCTTCGTGTCGTTCGCGCTGTGTCTCGTGCGCTCGACCTGGGGCGGCTGGGTGATCGCGCTCGCGATCCAGCTCGTGCAATCGAGCAACCGCGTGCGGATGCGGATCCTGATCAGCGGCGTCGTGCTGGTCGGGCTGTGCGTGCCGCTCCTGACGGTCGGGCCGGTGGCCGACCGGCTCGGCCAGCGCCTGCAGTCGATCGCGAACCTGAAGGACGACCGCAGCTACGACGATCGCAACAAGTTCTACGCGACCTTCGCGCAGACGGCGTTCACCGACGTCGCCGGCGAAGGGATGGGCGCGACCGGCGCGTCCACGAAGCTGTCGAGCGACAGCGGCGAGCTCGGCAAGTACGGCAGCTTCGACAGCGGCGTGATGAACGTGCCGTTCGTGCTCGGCTGGCCCGGCACGCTGCTGTATCTCGCGGGCGTCGTGATGCTGTTCGGCCGCACGCTGCGCGCGGCGTTCAAGCTGCGCAAGGACAAGTTCGTCGGCGCGTGCCTGAGCCTGTGCCTGTCGACCTTCGCGATGCTCGTGTTCACGAACTCGCTGATCGGCACCGGCGGCCTGCTGATGTTCACGGCCATTTTTTCGATACTTGCCGCGGCGCACTGGCAGAAGGCGCAACGCCTGCTGGTCGCCGCGCGTTCACGGGGAGGCGACCATTGA
- a CDS encoding glycosyltransferase family 4 protein has translation MTMKDATKVHVHLFYGADPRTYRKGDDIGCLYGYHHAESDEFRLTYSQDGRENRVVSIARRALKAALGFDVVHAWRNRAALLDTDVIWTHTEQEHLAAALILKLAGAQGKRPLLLAQSVWLFDKWNSFGGPRRWLYRKLLARADALTTLARDNADLCRRYLGREAEFVYYGLNTQDFPPVEPQQWKPNRPLRIAAIGNDRDRDWRTFLAAFGGDARYDVRLATRRRVPREWHAPNVKIGPAAGLAKQHELYAWADVIVVPLRPNFHASGITVMLEAAAVGKPMIVSDVGGLSDYFPHDTAAYVPAFDAQAMRQAADRFVADPVAALDCARAAAACLRERDLTTQAFAEQHVRITRDMLRRRRTPAAAGVAMPLADSRPSSQ, from the coding sequence ATGACCATGAAGGATGCAACGAAAGTTCACGTCCATTTGTTCTATGGCGCCGATCCGCGTACCTACCGGAAAGGCGACGACATCGGCTGCCTGTACGGCTACCACCACGCCGAATCCGACGAATTCCGGCTGACCTATTCGCAGGACGGCCGCGAGAACCGCGTCGTGAGCATCGCGCGCCGCGCGCTGAAGGCGGCGCTCGGCTTCGACGTCGTGCATGCGTGGCGCAACCGCGCGGCGCTGCTCGATACCGACGTGATCTGGACCCACACCGAACAGGAGCATCTGGCCGCCGCGCTGATCCTGAAGCTCGCCGGCGCGCAGGGCAAGCGCCCGCTGCTGCTTGCGCAGAGCGTGTGGCTGTTCGACAAATGGAACAGCTTCGGCGGCCCGCGCCGCTGGCTGTACCGCAAGCTGCTCGCGCGCGCCGACGCGCTGACCACGCTGGCTCGCGACAACGCCGACCTGTGCCGCCGCTACCTCGGGCGCGAAGCCGAGTTCGTCTATTACGGGCTGAACACGCAGGACTTTCCGCCGGTCGAGCCGCAGCAATGGAAGCCGAACCGGCCGCTGCGGATCGCGGCGATCGGCAACGACCGCGACCGCGACTGGCGCACGTTCCTCGCCGCGTTCGGCGGCGACGCGCGTTACGACGTGCGGCTCGCGACGCGCCGCCGCGTGCCTCGCGAGTGGCACGCGCCGAACGTGAAGATCGGCCCGGCGGCGGGGCTCGCGAAGCAGCACGAGCTGTACGCGTGGGCCGACGTGATCGTCGTGCCGCTGCGGCCGAATTTCCACGCGTCGGGCATCACGGTGATGCTCGAGGCGGCGGCCGTCGGCAAGCCGATGATCGTGTCCGACGTGGGCGGCCTGAGCGACTACTTCCCGCACGATACGGCCGCCTATGTGCCGGCGTTCGACGCGCAGGCGATGCGCCAGGCCGCCGATCGCTTCGTCGCCGACCCGGTGGCGGCGCTCGACTGCGCGCGGGCGGCCGCCGCGTGCCTGCGCGAACGCGACCTGACCACGCAGGCGTTCGCCGAGCAGCACGTGCGGATTACGCGCGACATGCTGCGCCGGCGCCGCACGCCCGCGGCGGCCGGCGTGGCGATGCCGCTCGCCGATTCGCGTCCTTCGTCGCAGTGA
- a CDS encoding winged helix-turn-helix transcriptional regulator → MARQKSLADSPCPVARATDIVGDRWALLIVRDAFDGVRRFGDFRASLGVASNILSDRLKMLVDAGVFDVVPASDGTAYQEYVLTRKGEGLFPVIVMLRQWGEANLFARGEPHSVLVDRGTGRAIRKLALRHDDGRPLKAADTVVRKIDDEAGAARR, encoded by the coding sequence ATGGCCAGGCAGAAAAGTCTTGCGGATTCGCCGTGCCCGGTGGCGCGCGCGACCGATATCGTCGGCGATCGCTGGGCGTTGCTGATCGTGCGCGACGCGTTCGACGGCGTGCGCCGCTTCGGCGATTTCCGCGCGAGCCTCGGCGTCGCGAGCAACATCCTGTCCGACCGGCTGAAGATGCTGGTGGACGCGGGCGTGTTCGACGTCGTGCCGGCCTCCGACGGCACCGCGTATCAGGAGTACGTGCTGACCAGGAAAGGCGAAGGGCTGTTTCCGGTCATCGTGATGCTGCGGCAGTGGGGCGAGGCCAACCTGTTCGCGCGCGGCGAGCCGCATTCGGTGCTGGTCGACCGCGGCACCGGGCGCGCGATTCGCAAGCTCGCGCTGCGGCACGACGACGGCCGGCCTTTGAAGGCGGCCGACACCGTCGTCAGGAAGATCGACGATGAAGCGGGTGCGGCACGGCGATGA
- a CDS encoding glycosyltransferase family 4 protein, with translation MSQSSRPIKSLQIGMHWFPERAGGLDRMYYSLVGALPGAGVEVRGLVAGSPKVADDTGGAIQGFGPASQPLARRMLAARRALRDEIRSERPDVISSHFALYTFPGLDVTRGIPQVSHFQGPWADESQVEGAASLGQRAKRYLEQAVYTRSSRLIVLSQAFGQILTNRYGIDPSRVRVIPGCVDTAQFDTPLTPAEARHKLQLPQDRPIVLAVRRLVRRMGLEDLIDAIGLVKRRHPDVLLLIAGKGKIGEELQQRIDAAGLQDNVKLLGFVPDHHLAALYRAATVSVVPTVALEGFGLITVESLASGTPVLVTPVGGLPEAVAGLSNDLVLPSTGADAIAEGLGGALSGAIALPDEAACKRYARDHFDNAVIARRVAGVYEEAIRAAG, from the coding sequence ATGTCCCAATCTTCCCGGCCGATCAAATCGTTGCAGATCGGCATGCACTGGTTCCCCGAACGCGCGGGCGGCCTCGACCGGATGTACTACTCGCTCGTCGGCGCGCTGCCCGGCGCGGGCGTCGAAGTGCGCGGGCTCGTCGCCGGCTCGCCGAAGGTCGCCGACGACACGGGCGGGGCGATCCAGGGCTTCGGGCCTGCGTCGCAGCCGCTCGCGCGGCGGATGCTCGCCGCGCGGCGCGCGCTGCGCGACGAGATCCGCAGCGAGCGTCCGGACGTGATTTCGTCGCACTTCGCGCTGTACACGTTTCCGGGCCTCGACGTGACGCGCGGGATTCCGCAGGTGTCGCACTTCCAGGGGCCGTGGGCCGACGAAAGTCAGGTCGAGGGCGCCGCGTCGCTCGGGCAGCGCGCGAAGCGCTATCTCGAACAGGCCGTCTATACGCGTTCGTCGCGGCTGATCGTGCTGTCGCAGGCGTTCGGCCAGATCCTGACGAACCGCTACGGGATCGATCCGTCGCGCGTGCGCGTGATTCCCGGCTGCGTCGATACCGCGCAGTTCGACACGCCGCTCACGCCGGCCGAGGCGCGGCACAAGCTGCAACTGCCGCAGGACCGGCCGATCGTGCTGGCCGTGCGCCGGCTCGTGCGGCGCATGGGGCTGGAGGACCTGATCGACGCGATCGGCCTCGTCAAGCGCCGTCACCCGGACGTGCTGCTGCTGATCGCCGGCAAGGGCAAGATCGGCGAGGAACTGCAGCAGCGCATCGACGCAGCCGGGCTGCAGGACAACGTGAAGCTGCTCGGCTTCGTGCCCGACCACCATCTCGCGGCGCTGTACCGCGCGGCGACGGTCAGCGTCGTGCCGACGGTCGCGCTCGAGGGCTTCGGCTTGATCACCGTCGAATCGCTGGCGTCCGGCACGCCGGTGCTGGTCACGCCGGTCGGCGGATTGCCGGAGGCGGTCGCCGGGCTGTCGAACGATCTCGTGCTGCCGTCGACGGGCGCGGATGCGATCGCCGAAGGGCTCGGCGGTGCGCTGTCGGGCGCGATCGCGCTGCCCGACGAGGCCGCGTGCAAGCGCTATGCGCGCGATCATTTCGACAACGCGGTGATCGCGCGGCGCGTGGCCGGCGTCTACGAAGAGGCGATCCGGGCGGCGGGCTGA